One genomic segment of Candidatus Parvarchaeota archaeon includes these proteins:
- a CDS encoding 50S ribosomal protein L40e, producing MGKFAEADAEISKLAICRKCKARNKKTAEKCRKCGYKWMRPKRKDLRAKK from the coding sequence ATGGGTAAATTTGCCGAAGCCGACGCTGAAATTTCCAAGCTTGCCATATGCCGTAAGTGCAAGGCTAGGAACAAAAAAACCGCTGAAAAATGCCGCAAGTGCGGCTACAAGTGGATGCGGCCAAAAAGAAAGGATCTGAGAGCCAAGAAGTAG
- a CDS encoding DUF2666 domain-containing protein → MLLAGDLLDEDISKEQVLFLAKYKDWVTVKKMTIDATTTPQEVAGGLAGINATMIRKAYDFVGVNKEAIDAYAQVVCKGKRKGFAGLAEALQSIRPGELKAELLKSCKEEKFLPFAESYFLRCVLVALGMKTEVGTDDLTKVFPELKFPKPRGNFGKKK, encoded by the coding sequence GTGTTATTGGCTGGTGATTTATTGGATGAAGATATTTCAAAGGAACAGGTGCTTTTCCTGGCAAAATACAAGGATTGGGTGACTGTCAAGAAAATGACAATTGATGCTACCACCACTCCACAGGAAGTTGCCGGAGGCCTTGCCGGAATTAACGCCACCATGATTCGCAAGGCATATGACTTTGTTGGTGTGAATAAGGAGGCAATAGATGCATACGCGCAGGTTGTTTGCAAAGGCAAGCGCAAGGGATTTGCAGGCCTGGCAGAGGCACTCCAGTCAATCAGGCCAGGCGAGCTTAAGGCCGAATTATTAAAATCGTGCAAGGAGGAAAAATTTCTGCCATTTGCCGAGAGCTATTTCCTCCGCTGCGTACTTGTTGCCCTTGGCATGAAGACAGAGGTTGGCACAGATGACCTGACAAAGGTTTTCCCAGAACTTAAGTTTCCAAAACCGCGTGGAAATTTCGGGAAGAAAAAATAA
- the tuf gene encoding translation elongation factor EF-1 subunit alpha has protein sequence MAQKEHLNLIFIGHVDHGKSTTVGRVLYETGALSEQQLRKLKEEAEKVGKATFEFAFTMDTLKEERERGVTIDLSHKEFETQKYYFTIIDAPGHRDFVKNMITGASQADAAVLVCSAKEGVQPQTKEHAFLAKVLGIQQLIVGINKMDAVNFDRMKYEETKMAMSNLLKNIGYKVDTIPFIPISGYTGANLKANVPDMNWYSGPTLLAAFDNLTVPAKPVDKALRLPIQDVFTITGHGTVPVGRVETGILKLNEKVVFMPSGASSEVKKIEMHHKEMTQAVPGDNVGFNVKSIDKKDVKRGDVVGPASNPPTVASEFTAQVVVLEHPTAIAKGYTPVFHIHTAQIACTVTEILEKKDPKTGQTQQKNPDFIKTGDVAIIKVKPLRPVCIEKFQAFPPLGRFAIRDMGQTVAAGVVLEVTPKTA, from the coding sequence ATGGCACAAAAAGAACACTTGAACCTGATTTTTATCGGCCACGTTGACCATGGCAAATCCACAACAGTGGGACGCGTTTTGTACGAAACCGGAGCGCTTTCCGAGCAGCAGCTTCGAAAGCTCAAGGAAGAGGCAGAAAAAGTCGGCAAGGCAACCTTCGAGTTTGCCTTCACAATGGACACACTTAAAGAGGAAAGGGAGAGAGGTGTCACAATCGACTTGTCCCACAAGGAATTTGAGACACAGAAGTACTACTTTACAATCATAGACGCGCCTGGCCACAGGGACTTTGTCAAGAACATGATTACAGGAGCTTCACAGGCAGACGCAGCAGTGCTTGTCTGTTCTGCAAAGGAAGGTGTCCAGCCGCAGACAAAGGAGCATGCCTTTTTGGCAAAGGTGCTAGGCATCCAGCAGCTAATTGTCGGAATTAACAAGATGGACGCAGTGAATTTTGACAGGATGAAGTATGAAGAGACAAAAATGGCAATGAGCAACCTGCTGAAAAACATCGGCTACAAGGTTGACACAATCCCATTTATCCCGATATCCGGGTACACTGGAGCAAACCTCAAGGCAAACGTGCCTGACATGAACTGGTACTCCGGCCCGACCCTTTTGGCGGCATTTGACAATCTCACAGTGCCGGCAAAGCCAGTTGACAAGGCTTTGAGGCTTCCAATCCAGGATGTTTTCACAATCACGGGCCACGGCACGGTTCCAGTGGGGCGTGTTGAGACGGGAATTTTGAAACTCAACGAAAAGGTCGTATTCATGCCAAGTGGCGCAAGCTCGGAAGTCAAAAAAATAGAGATGCACCACAAGGAAATGACTCAGGCAGTGCCTGGCGACAATGTCGGCTTCAATGTGAAGAGCATTGACAAGAAGGATGTGAAGAGGGGCGATGTCGTAGGACCTGCCTCAAACCCGCCAACAGTAGCTTCTGAATTCACTGCACAGGTAGTGGTGCTTGAGCACCCGACTGCAATAGCCAAGGGCTACACGCCAGTATTCCACATCCACACGGCGCAAATTGCCTGCACTGTCACGGAGATACTTGAAAAGAAGGACCCCAAGACAGGCCAGACGCAGCAAAAAAACCCTGACTTTATCAAGACAGGAGATGTTGCAATCATCAAGGTCAAGCCCTTGAGGCCTGTTTGTATTGAAAAGTTCCAGGCATTCCCGCCCCTTGGCAGATTTGCAATAAGGGACATGGGCCAGACTGTTGCAGCAGGAGTCGTGCTTGAAGTGACTCCAAAGACAGCATGA
- a CDS encoding 30S ribosomal protein S10, with protein MGKARIKLIGKDPRELDEVCNQIRTIAQTTGVELKGPIPLPTRRLKVATRRTPCGDGSDTYEHWEMRIHKRIIDVAGDERTLRQIMRVRVPDDVHVKISLE; from the coding sequence ATGGGAAAAGCACGAATAAAACTTATTGGAAAAGACCCCCGCGAGCTTGACGAGGTTTGCAACCAGATAAGGACGATTGCACAGACTACCGGCGTGGAGCTTAAGGGGCCGATACCCCTTCCAACGCGCAGGCTGAAAGTTGCAACAAGAAGGACGCCATGTGGCGACGGCTCTGACACGTACGAGCACTGGGAGATGCGCATACACAAGCGCATAATTGACGTTGCAGGCGACGAGCGCACCTTGCGCCAAATCATGCGCGTGCGTGTTCCTGACGACGTGCATGTGAAGATAAGTTTGGAATAG
- a CDS encoding Lrp/AsnC family transcriptional regulator → MLLGEEVGKLEGQWDYTVRFTLSDEIELACELEELRNRFGACIKAKNIAISAFQAYLPATHITGTERKQISAVINNSTPASEGGGSKGKIRKIPSHTGNAGRENLEDGKLDKSDRIILAALFENARAKTTDIANDTGLSADAVLYRMKALKRKGIISGYGCWFDRRKLGFGNYKILLWLQKSDRQEEGRLFNYLATHPNAVFLTKVLGDWDVEVDFDAKDPQHLHDMIKALRSRFDNIISEHATLTILLRIEEQTR, encoded by the coding sequence GTGCTTCTTGGTGAAGAGGTCGGCAAGCTTGAGGGGCAGTGGGACTATACTGTGCGCTTCACGCTTTCAGATGAGATTGAGCTTGCATGCGAGCTTGAGGAGTTGAGAAACAGGTTTGGGGCTTGCATTAAGGCAAAAAACATTGCCATATCCGCATTTCAGGCTTATTTGCCTGCAACTCACATCACAGGAACAGAGCGAAAACAGATATCCGCAGTGATAAATAACAGCACACCGGCAAGTGAAGGCGGAGGTTCAAAAGGGAAAATTAGAAAAATCCCAAGCCATACAGGCAATGCGGGGCGGGAAAACCTGGAAGATGGAAAGCTGGACAAATCTGACCGAATAATTCTGGCTGCTCTTTTTGAGAATGCGCGGGCAAAAACAACAGATATTGCAAACGACACCGGGCTTTCAGCCGATGCGGTTTTGTACCGGATGAAAGCGTTGAAGAGAAAAGGCATAATCTCAGGTTATGGCTGCTGGTTTGACAGGCGCAAGCTGGGATTTGGAAATTATAAAATATTATTATGGCTTCAAAAATCGGATAGGCAGGAGGAAGGGCGGCTGTTCAATTATCTAGCAACGCACCCAAACGCGGTTTTTTTGACAAAAGTGCTTGGAGACTGGGATGTGGAAGTGGATTTTGATGCCAAAGACCCGCAGCATTTGCACGATATGATCAAGGCACTAAGAAGCAGATTTGACAATATAATAAGCGAACATGCCACACTCACAATCCTGCTGCGGATTGAGGAACAGACGCGCTAA
- a CDS encoding MoxR family ATPase encodes MEEKKEELTFGMILENCPIKGHENELMKIIRYMRLGLPVLIYGPPGNGKTTMARYVLGVLGKEFLEFEATEGTSEYHLVGGYHPLSLSGRLDAKLYKEGVVTRALKQNKNLLIDEFTRAPTSAYSGLFMLLSLGSLPLEHEEVVVTKPEGWLVVATANIGDEGTYKISSALKRRFMPIYLGYPDTEVEKKVVMEKSGLDEQKISYIMEFASLTRNAAEVEKTLQQGLSTDSEIKMALYIREALADGIDFESAFVDAAFQHSMIIADETDEIAISLVKDFALKVAEGIKSK; translated from the coding sequence ATGGAAGAAAAAAAAGAAGAGCTAACGTTTGGCATGATTCTTGAAAACTGCCCCATCAAGGGCCATGAAAACGAGCTTATGAAAATAATCAGGTACATGCGCCTTGGGCTGCCTGTCCTTATTTACGGCCCGCCAGGAAACGGAAAAACAACAATGGCAAGATATGTTCTTGGAGTCCTGGGAAAGGAGTTCCTGGAGTTTGAGGCAACTGAAGGCACAAGCGAATACCACCTTGTAGGCGGATACCACCCGCTTTCCCTTTCAGGCAGGCTGGATGCAAAGCTTTACAAGGAAGGGGTGGTCACAAGGGCGCTAAAGCAGAACAAGAACCTGCTGATTGACGAGTTCACGCGCGCCCCGACAAGCGCGTATTCAGGCCTGTTCATGCTTTTGTCCCTTGGAAGCCTGCCACTTGAGCACGAGGAAGTTGTCGTGACAAAACCCGAAGGCTGGCTTGTGGTTGCGACAGCCAACATCGGGGATGAGGGGACTTACAAGATAAGCAGCGCGCTCAAGCGAAGGTTCATGCCAATCTACCTTGGCTATCCTGACACTGAAGTGGAAAAGAAAGTGGTGATGGAAAAAAGCGGCCTTGACGAGCAGAAGATTTCATACATAATGGAGTTTGCATCACTGACACGCAACGCGGCCGAGGTTGAAAAGACGCTGCAGCAGGGGCTTTCAACGGACAGCGAAATCAAGATGGCCCTCTACATAAGGGAGGCGCTTGCAGACGGGATAGACTTTGAAAGCGCTTTTGTGGACGCTGCATTCCAGCACTCCATGATAATCGCCGATGAGACGGACGAGATAGCAATTTCGCTTGTAAAGGACTTTGCCCTGAAAGTCGCAGAGGGAATAAAAAGCAAGTAG